Part of the Lotus japonicus ecotype B-129 chromosome 6, LjGifu_v1.2 genome, TTCACTTCCTTATTTCTAATAATGTAATGAGAAGTTTTCCCAGGTTTGAGGGACTTTAAACAAAGGCTAAATGACCCTCCATGTCTCTATTAAATTGTATTTATATGTTTCCCTACTTTTATAAACTCTCAAATAAAGTCCTTAAGAAATTAATTCACATTCATACTAACTTATAAAATTGGAATTAAGTTTCAAATAATGTTTATGTTGATTTTGACGTTGGTGTAAACTTAAATATTATTAACAGAAAAGTTAAGATTTGATATGTTAGCAACTGAAACCTAAACGCACACATAGAATTTCAAGTTTGAGAAAAAAGTGTTCATGAGAAAATTTATTAATAGCATATTTGATTTTGCAATTTGCACGTAATTCAAGACACGCGCTTATTCAATCCTAAAGCTTCGTAGGATTAGAAGCCTATGGTGTTGAACAATTTAGAAATAACTACACAAATTTCACAAAGACCCTTCAAGTCATTGTTCATGGAGTTAAGGAGGGAATCATGTTTTCCTTTGAGAGCATGTTGACAGTCATCAGCACGATGAGAAGCAACACCAACATAATCAGCCAAGTCATAGTAAGACTCAGAGTTCAAGTCATCGCAAGCTGCTCCAATTGCAGACACAGCCTTTTTATAATCACTAGCACACTTTTGAAGATCCTTGTGATATTGGGATTTTGAAGTTGAATTCTTCTTGAGCAGGTTGTCTATGTAGTCTTTGGTGGCTGTGGCATTGAGGTATGCCAAATGAAATGCAACAGCGGCTAGTCCAAAGCGATCTGCGTCTCGAGTGTGTGGGTCAGAATAAAGAGTCTCAGTGCAGAATGAGTAGTTTGAAGTGTTGGCACACACTTGATCCACCAATGGTGTTGCATTGTTTCTAGAAGAAGCATTTGTGGGATAAACGAAGAGAAAGATGGGCAGAACAAAACAGCAAAGGAAGCATAGAGGATTATAGTTGATCATATTGCTCCTCTCTTGTTAGAAGAAATTATGCTTTGTGTATTTCTTCATTAGGTGACATTCTTTCGTAATATACAAGAGTATCATATTACAATAAGGACGGTCAACAAGACTTCATGACCAAGAATATTATGTTACCTAGTACAGTATATAGACTATTATGActtttatttttgaacttgGCTATTATGACTAAGACTAAGAATATTATGTCACGTTAACAACATAACATTAAATAGCCAATTGCACACACTAATATAGGGAAATTGTGCagattgaattttgaatttcaatcttTTGGAATTGCCAAAGCAAAGTAGTACACGCCCttcattaatattttttgatttttgtttCTCCGCACTCCATTTTGATATTGgttgttttatctttttttttctctgtttttcatGCAGGGTTGAATTCAACTATTGCAATAACTATAACTGACCACAAGACATTCAAGAATAAATTACTCAGAGGGTTTTAATTAGAAAATCCTACTTCCTCCCTTCTTATTTAACTGTCTGgggagagaagaaacacacatattaaggagtgcaattaattttgttggttttcataaaagtagtatttatttttcatttttgcccTTTAGAttgcattttatctttcttcatttattgttctgataagggtattagttgtaaaaatatcatttaatgcGCTCTTGAAATACtaaatggacagttaaataggaacaaattatttttctcaaactagacagataattaggaacggagggagtattgagCTACTGCCTACCTCTTCAATGTGGATTACTAAAACAATGTGGTTATGATTAAGCAGCTTGCTGAAAAATTGAGCGTACCAAACAAGCCGTTAGAGTTGACAACTATCTATTACggcaaatttatttattatgtttATATATCTTTTAAATGCCTTCCAAGAATAATAACACAAtcgggaatttttttttttgagtgaagtacactcacccctctcaaggtttgttaaaattacactccaccccatttttgtctaaaatctacaccctaccccattttatatagatgcaaatttagtgacgaaaaatattcttcattaataattagttattatttaaattgttaatcaataatttcaaaaaatattttcaatataatccaataaatttaaaaatgaaaacatcacagtcctcctcattctctcaatcgcggtcttcctccgtaaattcacaatgcgaattctgcaatagcacacccgaccggtttacaaaccatatctcgaatatagggaaacatgcttgtgttttcatatttggtaataattcaattttaatcaaaataatctctttatacctcaaattttgaaaattggattgtagacccaaaaagcaagataaatgggtgaagaaaatagagaaacaaaattaagaaatatgaagtggatcggaggttattagaacccaacgatgcggtggagcaccgtttttaacaaaatccaacgacaTCTTAGACCAATAGAGCGTTCGCTCGCAACTTaaagggggtgaagttcacaagaagtagttgaacaggtagctttgggaatgtgcgattcacgttctgtggttcaggtcgcaacaaaactttgatgcatggtggtgccatggggtttcacattctgggacagtggccgtcgtgttaaagggagcaaaggcttggtggtgaccgtttgtggttagaaatatgatttggagacagatgggacgtggacttaacagacagagtggattgtttttttaaatttaattcagtaaaattattttcataaattaatgtatgatagtgtatatgcattaaacttatttaaattttaactaattagtaattattttttattagtgacgaatttgttttcatcactaaattttgcctttataaaaaatggggtggagtgtagatttaaaaaaagaatggggtggagtgtcattcttgcaaatcttgaggggggtgagtgtattttactcttttttttttgaaccataACGGGAAACTACTATAACTATTTTTTTCGGATTGGGATCCTCTCCAGCCCAAAATTCTCTACGGCTCATTTATAGCCATagatcaaaataattaatggttGAGATGTGTTGAGGTgaaaaaaagtaatttaaacactaaatttttttaaatgtgaTATACACTGCTGGACCCTCCAGCagctggagaggatccaaatctaTTTTTTTCCCATGAAATCtaactaaaaaaaactaaaaacatgtgattatcataaaaaatttaaatatcttTAACAAAAATCCAACAATGTTATAATTTGTTTTATAACTGACAAGAAAAACATCTACAAAACAATAATTCCCCTCTCACAGTCACACAGCGGGAGAAAAACACCTACATTATTTtgcattaaaaacaaaaaacaaacaaatcatCAGCTGTTATTTATCAAATATACGACAATCTGTTAGAATCAGAGGatattttttctgaaaaaaatttGCGTGATCTTTTTACGTTtgaaaaggaattttttttttgaaatcaaagcTCATTCAATTAAGAAGAAGTAGGAGGCACTGAGGCCAGTAAATCAGATTGGACAATGCCAATAAGCTGAGAAGGGACGTTTGAAAAGGAATTTGAAATCACTCCtaacttttttttggttacaaatcaCTCCTAACCTAATCAgatgtaaaatttaaatgtaacaaaaaaaaacctaaaaatttaaatttgtaaAGATATGTATATTTATAGTGGTGGTTAGTCACAGGAAAGAATGGTGTAAAAGGGTTTAGATTCCACTCTGTAAGGGTGAGGGCTAACATACGAGAAAACAAAGAGGGAGAGACTGACACAATTTCTACAACAGTGATCAAGCATGgcgaaaaaaaaagtgaaaagcggttggtcggatatGCTACCAGAATTGTTGGATCTGGTTCTAAATAAGTTAGTCCTGATGGACTACCTTAAGTGTCGACAAGTGTGTCGGTCCTGGAGAAACATAGTTAATGATGCAATCAAGAACAAATGTCCCTTTGTTCCTCAACTCCCATCCCTGTTGTTGCTTCCACCAGCTTTTGATTGCAACGAAAACCTTTTCACCCTTATGGACATCACACAGTACAACCATATTAATCAACAATTCATGATCCCACCTCAAGCTTGGGAAGGTGATTCTGTATTTGTTCTGTTAGAAGAAGATGGCTGGTTGATGTTCGAAGACAATCATCAGGTGTTGTGGATTTTCAATCCAGTGTCTCAAGAAACGTATAAGCTCCCACAAATACCACTATTGCACATTGAAGATCAAAACCCCCCCTCCATTATTCCTATTACTATTAGATTTGCTTTATTCTCTTCTCAAAGCTTGTTGGTGGTGATATGTTTTTCTTATGTTGATGATAAAGATGGATTGATCTCACAACTCATATTTTGCACGGTCGACAATGACAAGTCATGGACTAGCATTGATAAAAATGAGACTCGTTTTGAGTTTACGGAGATGGTGCTTCTTGGATGGAAATTGTATGCTATGAACGCAGATACTATGACTATTTTCAATCTCAAAGACCCCAATGTCATTACAACTGAAAAGTTGGTTATGCCGTTACCAAAGGTGGAAGTTGATGAAGATGGTGGAGAAAGTGTAGTATGCAGTCTAGCAAGAGATTCTACATGTGGGCAAGTGTtgctagttttttttaaaaccaagGGCCTTGAGGAAGTAGACATTCCCATCTTCAAGTTGGACATGAGTAGCCGAAAATGGATAAAGCTAGATAATTTGAATGGTCGTGCCTTGTTTTTGGATTGTGGAAGGGCTCAAGTTATTTCCACCGCAAACTTTAATGTTCCACCAGAGTTTATCCGAAGAAAAGACAATTGtatatttttctcaatttatttagACGACATGAACCCTTATATTGGGGTCTactttttaaaggaaaaaacaTCTGAGCTATTAAATGTCAATTTCCCCTCTTCAATAACCTCATGCCGAGCTTTGTGGTTTACTCCTTGTCCTTGGTAGAATACTTGGTTCTCAAAATAATGTGGTTTATGATGAGTTTCTTAACATTCCCAGTAGAATATCTATTTGAAAAAAAGATTTATTGACAAACCATGTTGTATATTTGATTTCAAATACGCTTGCAAGCTGGGGTCTCCTTTGCAAGTTTGGAGTAGGTCACATTCTTTTGTGTATGCATTGCTGTTTTTGAATGCAGTTAATTAgttgttttcttttgttaattttcctcttataacaaaaaaaaatacgcTTTCTCAACTTTTTTTGATCTGTACTTATTTTACATGGACATGGTTATGTAGACGGATACCAATTGAAATTGATTATGTTAATGATTAACAGTAATTTGGAACtgcaaattattattatttgggtgTTAAATTTCTCACCTACACCACCTCATTTCCCACCATTCCTAAACATAATAAATCTCAATCAAAATAAACCCCTTTAGGCTTTACCTTTCCCTCTTTCCCCTTCACTCTCACTCGTCAcctcattctcactctctccatcatcaatcttcaTCACTTGAAATTGAAATCCAGTCACATTTTCCTTCCTTCAAAGTCAGCTCCTAAACTAACAAAACACTAAAGCACAACCTCCTGATTGAAAAATCAAATCACAATGCAAGTAGAACCCTTTTGATGTAAATAAAAAGTCAAAATATATTGTTTTataattttgggttttaaatCATATGTAAATCAAGAGAAgtcaaaatatatttatatttttacattttgggttttaaatTTCAGAAGGTTAAAAAACATTTTCCTATTTGTATTACGAGAATTGAAAAACTCGAAAACCTTTTCACAAACTTAACACTCGTTTtcaaaatcccaaaaataactTGCAAATACATTCCGGGTTAAGATCCCATAAACAAATGGTGAAATTTATGTTCCGGATTTTAATCCTCGGAACAGTAAAACATTTCGGATTTTCAGAACTCGAAATTTAACTTTTCTGACCGCAATATTGTATTTTACTACTTTAAAGTGGGGTGGAAAATTAAGTGTTAGAAGTGGGAAGTTGAACTCCCAGATTATTTCATATGTAGAAAATTATGGTGATCTTCAGTACACTTTTGATGAATCCATTAAAGGCATTAGCAGCTTCAGCAGCAGTAAATTGTGGTCACTAGAGctcaatttttttctcaaatgtGATGACTGATATCTAATCTAATCCCTCCTCACAATTGTATAACATGTTTGCAAGTGCACTTTCGTGATCAAACTGTTATTGAATTTGACTTCAAAGTAAGCGACTCACTTTAGAAAATAAAGTAAGTTATCACagcaattgattgaaatatcAACCATCAAGCTATAACATAACTGCAATGTAAAACACATTATTGTGTTTTTTAAATTGTCttgaattttttaatgaatggtTACGATATCTTACTTACTACTATGACCTTGTCTAGTTTTTGACTCCCCATTATATGCAAGTGCCATTTTGCTCCCCTGTAAGCTTTTCTATCCAAGATGccttgaagaaaaataaaattgacaGCTTAAAAAATTGATGAGAATATGATGAAAATGGGTCCCTCCAtccataaaacaaaactcattaagaaataaaatggGTTCCACCACCACGTGATCACAAAACAACATACCAGTTGTTTCACTGATTTATTATCATATCTGTTCTATGCAATTCATGTCCTATTAGGTATGGGACCCTGCAAAATTATGGTATGCACATGATGATGCATCTTCCACTCCAACTTAcatccatcttcatcttctttataTTCAATTCACAAGCATGCACTTTTCAACCATCTTTCTTTTCTGTTCTACCACAGTTGCACTTTTTTTTGTCTAGTGCAATTTGCAACATTTCTTGACTATTACCTTACCTACCCTACCTGTAACTTAAAAGTGCCAGATCAGAAACCATCTGATACTTGAAAAGTGAAGAGGTACAACCCTCCCCACCCAACCAAACCAAGCCTTTGTCGGTGGAGCACCCTATGATGATATTGAACAACTTGCTTCAATTTACCACTTTTCTTACAAGAAGGCAACAAGGATTTTAAAGTTGTAGACAAGTAAAAAGTTTTGGATATTGAGAGTATCAAAATCCATTTGAAGTGAAATGTTAATCAGATTAAGAGCTCGTACGGATACAGGTTTATTGaagcttatctactagaaaatgcaataaataagctccaataagtgttctttggtttgcatccaaacGAGTACTAAGTTGATTGCCACATGTCAAACAGAAAAAGGAAACAGAAGAGATTTATGATAAAATTGATAGATTACAAAAGGTATAGTTACATATAGTAAAAGAATATCAATCTAGTAAGTGTCATACAAGCTAAATACTATTGAAGTGTTTCAAACTTAAAATAAAACATTTACAAGAAAGAAAGGGTAGAAGGAAGAAGAGTGTGTTATGAGACAGGAAACAGGAGAAGGGGGAAAGGCACAATCTATATTCTAAAACACGGCTAAAAACAGAAAAACTAGCCTCTTCATTTCATTTACAACTTTCAAGTACAGTTAGCATCTCTCAACTTTAGCTCTGAATCTTCAATGTGCTAATCCAAAGAATACCAATATAAAAGAGGAACACGTATACAAAAAAAGAATTGTAAAGCTTTTATAAAACAGAAGCCCTACACATAAGGAATTTCAGACCTAAGAGGTGCATCACTACTTTGGATGATGCCAGGAAAACTTCAATGATCATATGTATCAAGAATACCAATCTATGGATTTATGTTGCATTCTCGCATATAGGCGTGATCATAGTTAACATACTTGACCCAGTAACTTCGAAACTTGGGAATACTTATCTCAAGCCACGGCTTCAGGTTCCCGTTGTAGTGTATAACAGCAGACCGCTCAATATCTTTTTGGTTGACATTGGTGTTGTAGCCAAGACCCAAGACATGCCATGAACGGTTCAGTGGGAAAGTGCGTTTCCAGAATGTTATCAGACCTGGTGGCAGTGTACCTAACTTCCACAGTTGTCTATCATGATTCTGCATTTCAGTTTAATTATTGGAAAAAGAATCAGTTCACATTCAACtaagaaagaaacaagacatTTCAAAGAGAGGGGAATGAACATGTTAAGAAGATAGTTTAAAAACTATTAATGAACATGCCA contains:
- the LOC130725681 gene encoding putative F-box protein At4g22660; this translates as MAKKKVKSGWSDMLPELLDLVLNKLVLMDYLKCRQVCRSWRNIVNDAIKNKCPFVPQLPSLLLLPPAFDCNENLFTLMDITQYNHINQQFMIPPQAWEGDSVFVLLEEDGWLMFEDNHQVLWIFNPVSQETYKLPQIPLLHIEDQNPPSIIPITIRFALFSSQSLLVVICFSYVDDKDGLISQLIFCTVDNDKSWTSIDKNETRFEFTEMVLLGWKLYAMNADTMTIFNLKDPNVITTEKLVMPLPKVEVDEDGGESVVCSLARDSTCGQVLLVFFKTKGLEEVDIPIFKLDMSSRKWIKLDNLNGRALFLDCGRAQVISTANFNVPPEFIRRKDNCIFFSIYLDDMNPYIGVYFLKEKTSELLNVNFPSSITSCRALWFTPCPW
- the LOC130725680 gene encoding pectinesterase inhibitor 8-like encodes the protein MINYNPLCFLCCFVLPIFLFVYPTNASSRNNATPLVDQVCANTSNYSFCTETLYSDPHTRDADRFGLAAVAFHLAYLNATATKDYIDNLLKKNSTSKSQYHKDLQKCASDYKKAVSAIGAACDDLNSESYYDLADYVGVASHRADDCQHALKGKHDSLLNSMNNDLKGLCEICVVISKLFNTIGF